From Nevskia ramosa DSM 11499, one genomic window encodes:
- a CDS encoding RNA polymerase sigma factor, with protein MSAPVHASAKAAVAERIAAIWRIESGRLIGALVRLVRDVGLAEDLAQDALLAALEQWPEGGVPDNPGAWLMTTAKHRAIDRLRRDILHRERAGSLAAEIETQLRDAQEQPDADAAPSATVGDDLLRLIFIACHPVLSPEARVALTLRMLGGLSTDEIARAFLVPEPTIAQRIVRAKRTLGERQIAFELPDAEALAARLDSVLGVIYLIFNEGYAATAGVDWLRPALCEEALRLGRILAGLAPRIAEVHGLLALMEIQASRLRARTSPEGEPILLPDQDRARWDRLLIGRGLAALATAEKLAEHRGSYTLQAGIAACHARAATAAATDWPRIVRLYDELLDLMPSPVVALNRAVAVGMAEGPAAGLAEVDELVALASLAAYPWLPSVRGDLLAKLGRHREAEAEFLRAASLTQNEREQRFLRKRAAESAAS; from the coding sequence ATGTCGGCCCCGGTTCACGCCTCGGCCAAGGCTGCGGTCGCCGAGCGCATCGCGGCGATCTGGCGCATCGAATCAGGCCGGCTGATCGGTGCGCTGGTCAGGTTGGTGCGTGATGTCGGGCTCGCCGAAGATCTCGCTCAGGACGCGCTGCTCGCCGCGCTCGAACAATGGCCGGAAGGCGGCGTGCCGGACAATCCCGGAGCCTGGCTGATGACCACCGCCAAGCATCGGGCGATCGATCGCCTGCGCCGCGACATCCTCCATCGCGAGCGGGCCGGCTCGCTGGCCGCCGAGATCGAAACCCAGCTGCGCGACGCCCAGGAGCAGCCGGATGCCGATGCCGCGCCGAGTGCAACGGTCGGCGACGATCTGCTGCGGCTGATCTTCATCGCCTGCCATCCGGTGCTGTCGCCGGAAGCGCGGGTGGCGCTGACCCTGCGCATGCTCGGCGGCCTGAGTACGGACGAGATCGCCCGCGCGTTCCTGGTGCCGGAGCCGACCATCGCCCAGCGCATCGTCCGCGCCAAGCGCACGCTCGGCGAACGGCAGATCGCCTTCGAGCTGCCCGATGCCGAAGCGCTGGCCGCAAGGCTGGATTCGGTGCTCGGCGTCATCTACCTGATCTTCAACGAAGGCTATGCAGCCACCGCCGGGGTCGACTGGCTGCGCCCGGCTTTGTGCGAGGAAGCGCTGCGCCTGGGCCGCATCCTGGCCGGACTCGCGCCGCGTATTGCCGAGGTGCACGGCCTGCTGGCGCTGATGGAAATCCAGGCCTCGCGGCTGCGTGCCCGCACCAGCCCGGAAGGCGAGCCGATCCTGCTGCCGGATCAGGACCGTGCCCGCTGGGATCGGCTGCTGATCGGCCGCGGCCTGGCGGCGCTGGCCACTGCCGAGAAGCTGGCCGAGCATCGCGGCAGCTACACCCTACAAGCCGGCATCGCCGCCTGCCACGCCCGCGCCGCCACGGCCGCCGCCACCGACTGGCCGCGCATCGTCAGGCTCTATGACGAGTTGCTGGACCTGATGCCGTCGCCGGTGGTGGCACTGAATCGGGCGGTGGCGGTCGGCATGGCCGAAGGGCCGGCGGCCGGATTGGCCGAGGTCGATGAGCTGGTCGCCCTGGCCAGCCTCGCGGCCTATCCCTGGCTGCCGAGCGTACGCGGCGATCTGCTCGCCAAGCTCGGCCGGCATCGCGAAGCCGAAGCCGAATTCCTGCGCGCGGCGAGCCTGACCCAGAACGAACGCGAACAACGTTTCCTGCGCAAGCGGGCTGCCGAGAGCGCCGCGTCATGA
- a CDS encoding YciI family protein, producing MSYALLILEERARRGRRSRQDAMTEYDAMQGFGAGLAARGILKSGEALKPDAEGVRVSARGGRALVLDGPFAESKEMIGGFFLLDVASRAEAIAIAAECPATAWATVEVREIGTCHDQ from the coding sequence ATGTCCTACGCCCTGCTGATTCTCGAAGAACGAGCCCGCCGCGGTCGCCGTAGCCGCCAGGATGCGATGACCGAATACGACGCCATGCAGGGCTTCGGTGCCGGCCTTGCCGCGCGCGGCATTCTCAAGAGCGGCGAGGCGCTGAAGCCGGATGCCGAGGGCGTGCGGGTCAGTGCGCGCGGCGGCCGGGCGCTGGTGCTCGACGGGCCGTTCGCGGAATCGAAGGAAATGATCGGCGGCTTCTTCCTGCTCGATGTCGCCAGCCGTGCCGAAGCGATCGCCATCGCGGCCGAATGTCCGGCCACGGCCTGGGCGACGGTGGAAGTCCGCGAGATCGGCACCTGCCACGATCAGTAG
- a CDS encoding hydroxymethylglutaryl-CoA reductase gives MSNHQNPPAKVPRDKANDYSAEIAAARRSFVEQQTGAALNHVGHYSFDPGVLPGNIENFAGVAQVPIGIAGPLRINGEHARGDFYIPMATTEGTLVASYNRGMRLLSECGGVKTTVVEQHMQRSPVFMFEDALAARVFGEWIETHLDAIRAVAEATTRVGKLQYIGQYALGNLRYLRFNYSTGDAAGQNMVGKATLAACQWIQSEHPDHPNFILSGNIDTDKKHSQINTLLTRGKRVVAEIVLKDSVLKPLMGVTGKQLFHARQISQAGAFMAGSSNNAAHSANGITALFIATGQDVANVAESHAAITYCQLLDNGDYYWSITLTSLICATYGGGTGLATQRECLEMLGCYGQGGADKFAEICAATVLAGETSLSSAILAGDWVSSHDQLGRNRP, from the coding sequence ATGTCCAACCATCAGAATCCGCCCGCGAAAGTTCCGCGCGACAAGGCCAACGACTACAGCGCCGAGATTGCGGCGGCGCGGCGCAGCTTCGTCGAGCAGCAGACCGGCGCGGCCCTGAACCACGTCGGCCATTACTCGTTCGATCCCGGCGTGCTGCCCGGCAATATCGAGAACTTCGCTGGCGTTGCCCAGGTGCCGATCGGCATCGCCGGGCCGCTGCGCATCAACGGCGAGCACGCGCGCGGTGATTTCTACATTCCGATGGCGACCACCGAAGGCACGCTGGTGGCGAGCTACAACCGTGGCATGCGGCTGCTCAGCGAATGCGGCGGCGTGAAGACCACGGTGGTCGAGCAGCACATGCAGCGCTCCCCGGTCTTCATGTTCGAGGATGCGCTGGCAGCGCGGGTTTTCGGCGAATGGATCGAGACGCATCTCGATGCCATTCGCGCCGTGGCGGAAGCGACAACCCGCGTCGGCAAGCTGCAATACATCGGCCAGTACGCGCTCGGCAATCTGCGCTATCTGCGCTTCAACTATTCGACCGGTGACGCGGCCGGTCAGAACATGGTCGGCAAGGCGACCCTGGCCGCCTGCCAGTGGATCCAGAGCGAGCATCCGGATCATCCGAACTTCATCCTGTCCGGCAACATCGACACCGACAAGAAGCACTCGCAGATCAACACGCTGCTGACCCGCGGCAAGCGCGTGGTCGCCGAGATCGTGCTCAAGGACTCGGTGCTGAAGCCCTTGATGGGCGTCACCGGCAAGCAGCTGTTCCATGCCCGGCAAATTTCTCAGGCCGGCGCCTTCATGGCCGGCTCGTCGAACAATGCCGCGCATTCGGCGAACGGCATCACCGCGCTGTTCATCGCCACCGGGCAGGACGTGGCCAACGTCGCCGAATCGCATGCGGCGATCACCTACTGCCAGCTGCTCGACAACGGTGACTACTACTGGTCGATCACCCTGACCTCGCTGATCTGCGCGACCTACGGCGGCGGCACGGGCCTGGCGACCCAGCGTGAATGCCTGGAGATGCTCGGCTGCTACGGCCAGGGCGGTGCCGACAAGTTCGCCGAGATTTGCGCGGCGACCGTGCTCGCCGGCGAAACCAGCTTGAGCAGCGCGATCCTGGCCGGCGACTGGGTATCGAGCCACGACCAGCTGGGCCGCAACCGGCCCTGA
- a CDS encoding YajQ family cyclic di-GMP-binding protein gives MPSFDVISEVDKHELTNAIDQARRDLGNRYDLRGTDARFEQEDDNVITQFAPTEYQLDQLLEMLRLRLAGRHIDLRCIELGDVETNLAGARRKITIKQGIEQLQAKKIIAKIKEAKLKVDCQIQGEKLRINGKKRDDLQTTIAFLKKAELEVPLQFENFRD, from the coding sequence ATGCCTTCCTTCGATGTGATCTCGGAAGTCGACAAGCACGAGCTGACCAATGCCATCGATCAGGCGCGGCGTGATCTGGGCAACCGTTATGACCTGCGCGGCACCGATGCCCGCTTCGAGCAGGAGGACGACAACGTCATCACCCAGTTCGCGCCGACCGAGTACCAGCTCGACCAGCTGCTGGAGATGCTTCGCCTGCGCCTCGCCGGCCGGCATATCGATCTGCGCTGCATCGAGCTGGGCGATGTCGAAACCAACCTCGCCGGTGCCCGCCGCAAGATCACCATCAAGCAGGGCATCGAACAGCTGCAGGCGAAGAAGATCATCGCCAAGATCAAGGAAGCCAAGCTGAAGGTGGACTGCCAGATCCAGGGCGAGAAGCTGCGCATCAACGGCAAGAAGCGCGACGACCTGCAGACCACGATCGCCTTCCTGAAGAAGGCCGAGCTGGAAGTGCCGCTGCAGTTCGAGAATTTTCGCGACTGA
- a CDS encoding glycosyltransferase produces the protein MRVLLSTYGSRGDVQPMAALAVALQAHGVDVQLCAPPDQEFVALLDRAGLPLVPAFSSVREWVAMARRAALGLPRLAAIMVAAQFEVMAAAADGCDAIVATGLFPSVAAAQAVAETRGIRYVFASFCPLLLPSPHHPPFEYPGQPHPPGVADNRALWAFNVQAKNALFGEAVNSHRAAIGLPPLDNVRDQVFTHRPWLASDPVLSPWRASDLVDAVQTGAWILPDQRPLPSELQAFLEAGTPPVCVGFGSMPMSASKDTAQVAIEAIRAQGRRVLLLRGWADLALIDDRDDCFITGEVNQQALFGRVSAVVHHGGAGTTTAAAQAGAPQIIVPQVVDQPFWAGRVAELGIGAAHDGAIPSFDSLSAALRMALTPETGERAAAVAGTIRSDGATVAAKLLLDDLSRACEDHRARS, from the coding sequence ATGCGCGTTTTGTTATCGACGTATGGATCACGCGGCGATGTCCAGCCGATGGCGGCGCTGGCGGTGGCGCTGCAGGCGCACGGTGTCGACGTGCAGCTGTGCGCGCCGCCGGATCAGGAATTCGTGGCGCTGCTCGACCGTGCCGGCCTGCCGCTGGTGCCGGCCTTCTCGTCGGTGCGCGAATGGGTGGCGATGGCGAGGCGTGCGGCGCTCGGTCTTCCCCGGCTCGCGGCGATCATGGTCGCCGCCCAGTTCGAGGTGATGGCCGCGGCAGCCGACGGCTGCGATGCGATCGTGGCGACCGGTCTGTTCCCGTCCGTGGCCGCTGCGCAAGCGGTGGCCGAAACGCGGGGTATCCGCTACGTGTTCGCAAGCTTCTGCCCGCTCCTGCTGCCATCGCCGCACCACCCGCCGTTCGAGTATCCCGGCCAGCCGCATCCGCCGGGCGTCGCCGACAACCGGGCGTTGTGGGCGTTCAATGTCCAGGCGAAGAACGCGCTGTTCGGCGAGGCGGTCAACAGCCATCGCGCCGCGATCGGATTGCCGCCGCTCGACAATGTCCGCGACCAGGTCTTCACGCATCGTCCGTGGCTGGCGTCGGATCCGGTCCTCAGCCCCTGGCGGGCGAGCGACCTCGTCGATGCCGTGCAGACCGGTGCCTGGATCCTGCCCGACCAACGCCCGCTGCCGTCCGAGCTGCAGGCCTTCCTCGAGGCCGGCACGCCGCCGGTCTGCGTCGGCTTCGGCAGCATGCCGATGAGCGCGTCGAAGGACACCGCCCAGGTGGCCATCGAAGCGATCCGCGCGCAAGGCCGCCGCGTGCTTCTTCTGCGCGGCTGGGCCGATCTGGCGCTGATCGACGATCGGGATGACTGCTTCATCACCGGCGAGGTCAACCAGCAGGCGCTGTTCGGCCGAGTGTCCGCCGTCGTCCATCACGGTGGCGCGGGCACGACGACGGCGGCCGCGCAGGCAGGCGCGCCGCAGATAATCGTCCCGCAGGTGGTGGATCAGCCCTTCTGGGCTGGAAGGGTGGCCGAGCTGGGCATCGGCGCGGCCCATGATGGCGCCATACCAAGCTTCGATTCGCTATCGGCCGCGCTCCGAATGGCGCTGACGCCCGAGACTGGCGAACGAGCGGCAGCCGTGGCCGGCACGATCCGCAGCGATGGCGCGACGGTGGCCGCGAAGCTACTGCTCGATGACCTCAGCCGCGCTTGCGAAGATCATCGAGCACGGTCTTGA
- a CDS encoding MerR family transcriptional regulator encodes MKMRELERRTGVNRETIRVYLRHGLLPDPLRPKANVADYGEEHVRGIFAIRQLQKDKRLPLRRIKRAVDGDASAMPSDASQFSQLDSLIAARAGIDEALLPLATVQTRHPKAGDDIRRLEKIGAIKRIRRRDGFYLSRIDAQLVSLWGDMRAAGFTEALGFTPEVCKLHVEAAQALAHEELKIFLAHLSGQRHEDPAADMAQAALTHLLSFFSLIRIKTVLDDLRKRG; translated from the coding sequence ATGAAGATGCGCGAGCTGGAGCGCCGCACCGGCGTCAATCGCGAAACCATCCGCGTCTACCTGCGCCACGGCCTGCTGCCGGACCCGCTGCGGCCGAAGGCCAATGTCGCCGACTACGGCGAGGAACATGTGCGCGGCATCTTCGCGATCCGCCAATTGCAGAAGGACAAGCGCCTGCCATTGCGGCGGATCAAGCGCGCGGTCGACGGCGATGCCAGCGCGATGCCGAGCGACGCCAGCCAGTTCTCGCAGCTCGACAGCCTGATCGCCGCCCGGGCCGGCATCGACGAAGCGCTGTTGCCGCTGGCGACGGTGCAGACACGCCATCCGAAGGCGGGCGACGACATCCGGCGGCTGGAGAAGATCGGCGCGATCAAACGCATCAGGCGCCGAGACGGTTTCTACCTGAGCCGCATCGACGCGCAGCTGGTCAGCCTCTGGGGTGACATGCGCGCCGCCGGCTTCACCGAGGCGCTGGGCTTCACGCCCGAGGTCTGCAAGCTGCACGTCGAGGCCGCCCAGGCCCTAGCCCATGAAGAGCTGAAAATCTTCCTCGCCCACCTCAGCGGCCAGCGCCATGAAGATCCGGCCGCCGACATGGCCCAGGCGGCGCTGACCCATCTGCTCAGCTTCTTCAGCCTGATCCGGATCAAGACCGTGCTCGATGATCTTCGCAAGCGCGGCTGA
- a CDS encoding cytochrome P450 encodes MSNAPIIPVELIAPAFNPATFGIRGAPHALFTRLRKDYPLAIAEVPGYDPHWIVTKYDDIREITRQDHIFHSADRSKTLASKIAEQLMRQYSGGLPTIFKTLVHMDDPEHAEHRAVTQPHFYPQAIAKVEPMVRDMARSYITAFLAKGAQNDNTGDFATELAFPYPAEVVLTLIGVPKQDHRKMLDLTHWLFCYADPDLCRPGANITDPAEIIKTWDIVYNEFKAYYESMIAERQQCPVDDLTSAIANGKIGGCPMTERNMISYLVIASTAGHDTTSATTATGMWVLAENPDLLQRLKADPALIPGFVEETIRWTSPVQQFIRSATEDYTLRGQQIKKGDLLYLSYISGNRDEDVFKDPFTFDPARSPNRHVGFGYGPHICLGQHLARLEMKVLWEELIPRLASVSMAGEGRMTESEFVTGPKSVPIRYTLETTH; translated from the coding sequence ATGTCGAACGCACCGATCATTCCGGTCGAGCTGATTGCGCCCGCTTTCAATCCCGCCACCTTCGGCATCCGCGGCGCGCCGCATGCGCTGTTCACGCGGCTGCGCAAGGACTATCCGCTGGCGATCGCCGAAGTGCCGGGCTATGACCCGCACTGGATCGTCACCAAGTACGACGACATCCGCGAGATCACCCGGCAGGACCACATCTTCCACAGCGCCGATCGCTCGAAGACGCTGGCTTCAAAGATCGCCGAGCAGCTGATGCGCCAGTACTCCGGCGGCCTGCCGACGATCTTCAAGACGCTGGTGCACATGGACGATCCGGAGCACGCCGAGCATCGCGCCGTGACCCAGCCGCATTTCTATCCGCAGGCGATCGCCAAGGTCGAGCCGATGGTGCGGGACATGGCGCGCAGCTACATCACCGCGTTCCTGGCCAAGGGCGCACAGAACGACAACACCGGCGACTTCGCTACCGAGTTGGCATTCCCGTATCCAGCCGAGGTGGTGCTGACCCTGATCGGCGTGCCGAAGCAGGATCACAGGAAGATGCTCGATCTGACCCACTGGCTGTTCTGCTACGCCGATCCGGACCTGTGCCGGCCGGGCGCGAACATCACCGACCCGGCCGAGATCATCAAGACCTGGGACATCGTCTACAACGAGTTCAAGGCCTATTACGAATCGATGATCGCCGAGCGCCAGCAGTGCCCGGTCGACGATCTGACCTCGGCGATCGCCAACGGCAAGATCGGCGGCTGCCCGATGACCGAGCGCAACATGATCAGCTACCTGGTGATCGCCTCCACCGCCGGCCACGACACCACCTCGGCAACCACCGCCACCGGCATGTGGGTGCTCGCCGAAAACCCGGACCTGCTGCAGCGGTTGAAGGCCGATCCGGCGCTGATCCCCGGTTTCGTCGAGGAAACCATCCGCTGGACCAGCCCGGTGCAGCAGTTCATCCGCTCGGCCACCGAGGACTACACGCTGCGCGGCCAGCAGATCAAGAAAGGCGATCTGCTGTACCTGTCGTACATCTCCGGCAACCGCGACGAGGACGTGTTCAAGGACCCGTTCACCTTCGATCCGGCTCGCTCGCCGAATCGCCACGTCGGCTTCGGCTACGGGCCGCACATCTGCCTCGGCCAGCATCTGGCCCGGCTGGAAATGAAGGTGCTCTGGGAAGAACTGATTCCGCGCCTGGCGTCGGTGAGCATGGCGGGCGAGGGCCGGATGACCGAATCCGAATTCGTCACCGGGCCGAAGTCGGTGCCGATCCGCTACACGCTCGAAACCACGCACTGA
- a CDS encoding rubredoxin translates to MPLNKPYRKFQCVLCGEIYDEALGVPEFDIAPGTRWEDVPEDWLCMACGAPKSEYVLLED, encoded by the coding sequence CTGCCACTCAACAAGCCGTATCGCAAGTTCCAGTGCGTGCTCTGCGGCGAAATCTACGACGAAGCGCTGGGCGTGCCGGAGTTCGACATCGCGCCGGGCACGCGCTGGGAAGACGTGCCCGAGGACTGGCTGTGCATGGCCTGCGGCGCACCGAAATCCGAGTACGTGCTGCTCGAAGACTGA
- a CDS encoding DUF4345 domain-containing protein: protein MKAFRVVVRALAVLALLTGAVDVLIGLPGQQKIGAALAEGYTDPLLNSQLRYLGAVWFGFGVLLWHCLGDLPKYASIVRGAFIIVFIGGLGRVASVFQFGFPPSDLGRNFVILATAIEIVGMPVLLVWMRSLLPRTT from the coding sequence ATGAAGGCTTTTCGCGTTGTCGTACGTGCACTCGCCGTGCTGGCGCTGCTCACCGGCGCAGTCGATGTACTGATCGGCCTGCCGGGCCAGCAGAAGATCGGCGCGGCTCTGGCCGAGGGTTACACCGATCCCTTGCTGAACAGCCAGCTGCGCTACCTCGGCGCCGTCTGGTTCGGCTTCGGCGTGCTGCTCTGGCATTGCCTGGGCGATCTGCCGAAGTACGCCAGCATCGTTCGCGGCGCTTTCATCATCGTGTTCATCGGTGGGCTGGGGCGCGTGGCCTCGGTGTTCCAGTTCGGCTTTCCGCCGTCCGACCTCGGCCGCAACTTCGTGATCCTCGCCACCGCGATCGAGATTGTCGGCATGCCGGTGTTGCTGGTGTGGATGCGGAGCTTGTTGCCGCGTACCACCTGA